One Streptomyces sp. CNQ-509 DNA window includes the following coding sequences:
- a CDS encoding response regulator transcription factor has product MSVLLEQPTSLVAYRPNKPTAMVVVADPRVRSTVTRHLWALGVRDVIEASSIAEARPRIANPRDICVADVHLPDGSGLTLLSEARSAGWPNGLALSAADDIGAVRNALAGGVRGYVVTGTRTGMGLPTRPNAAHIGAAAGRLHHRRPPGSPGAGGNSGPPGHPGGYRELSGREVEVLRLVAEGQSNKAIGVSMGLSALTVKSHLARIARKLGTGDRAGMVAVALRTGIIH; this is encoded by the coding sequence GTGTCTGTTCTCCTCGAGCAACCCACAAGCCTGGTCGCCTACCGCCCCAACAAGCCGACGGCCATGGTCGTCGTGGCCGACCCCCGCGTGCGCTCGACCGTCACCCGCCACCTGTGGGCGCTGGGCGTGCGCGACGTGATCGAGGCGTCGTCCATCGCGGAGGCCCGCCCCCGGATCGCGAACCCCCGCGACATCTGCGTCGCCGACGTCCACCTGCCCGACGGCTCCGGCCTCACGCTGCTCTCCGAGGCGCGCTCCGCGGGCTGGCCCAACGGCCTCGCGCTCTCCGCCGCCGACGACATCGGCGCCGTACGCAACGCCCTCGCGGGCGGCGTCCGGGGCTACGTCGTCACCGGCACCCGCACCGGCATGGGCCTGCCCACCCGCCCCAACGCCGCGCACATCGGCGCCGCCGCGGGCCGGCTCCACCACCGCCGCCCACCGGGCTCCCCCGGCGCCGGCGGCAACTCCGGTCCGCCCGGACACCCCGGCGGTTACCGCGAGCTGTCCGGCCGCGAGGTCGAGGTGCTGCGGCTGGTGGCGGAGGGCCAGTCGAACAAGGCCATCGGCGTCTCGATGGGACTGTCCGCGCTGACCGTCAAAAGCCACCTCGCCCGCATCGCACGCAAGCTCGGCACGGGCGACCGCGCCGGCATGGTGGCGGTGGCACTTCGTACCGGGATCATCCACTGA
- a CDS encoding DUF3000 domain-containing protein — MVAAPGHLVDEPDGPPEGRPGGGALPPPFRRAVEALDSAAVRPEVTLRSTRAPRGIAPFAYALEADVEEGAEGDAEPADGRLVLLHDPDGQDTWRGTFRFVTLLRAELEPEMAADPLLPDVCWSWLTGALDTRGLSYGEPSGTVTRASSHHFGGLAERGTTTKVEIRASWTPQPSRAAGDGAPDAAAHLAAWVEMLCQCAGLPPAAPPAAPEPDAAPIVSLPQRRGSRRR, encoded by the coding sequence ATGGTTGCGGCTCCTGGACACCTCGTCGACGAACCCGATGGCCCCCCGGAAGGACGGCCGGGGGGCGGAGCGCTGCCGCCCCCGTTCCGGCGGGCCGTCGAGGCGCTCGACTCCGCTGCGGTACGACCCGAAGTGACCCTGCGGTCGACGCGTGCGCCGCGGGGCATCGCCCCGTTCGCGTACGCCCTGGAGGCGGACGTCGAGGAGGGCGCGGAGGGGGACGCCGAGCCCGCCGACGGGCGGCTGGTGCTGCTGCACGACCCGGACGGGCAGGACACCTGGCGCGGTACGTTCCGCTTCGTCACGCTGCTCCGCGCGGAGCTGGAGCCGGAGATGGCCGCGGACCCGCTGCTGCCGGACGTGTGCTGGTCCTGGCTGACCGGCGCGCTGGACACCCGCGGGCTGAGCTACGGCGAGCCCAGCGGCACGGTGACGCGCGCGTCCTCGCACCACTTCGGCGGGCTGGCGGAGCGCGGCACGACGACGAAGGTCGAGATCCGGGCGTCCTGGACGCCGCAGCCGTCGCGCGCGGCCGGGGACGGCGCACCGGACGCGGCGGCGCACCTGGCGGCGTGGGTGGAGATGCTGTGCCAGTGCGCGGGCCTGCCGCCGGCCGCGCCGCCGGCGGCGCCGGAGCCGGACGCCGCGCCGATCGTGTCGCTGCCGCAGCGCCGCGGCTCGCGCCGGCGCTGA
- the hemE gene encoding uroporphyrinogen decarboxylase: protein MRACRREPVPHTPVWFMRQAGRSLPEYRRLREGIAMLDSCRRPDLVTEITLQPVRRHGVDAAILFSDIVVPLKAIGVDLDIKPGVGPVVAQPVRSRADLAQLRPLEPDDVPYVTEAVGRLTEELGATPLIGFAGAPFTLASYLVEGGPSRNHEHTKAMMYGAPELWAELVGRLAGITAAFLRVQIEAGASAVQLFDSWAGALAPADYRRAVLPASAEVFAAVAGYGVPRIHFGVGTGELLTAMGESGADVVGVDWRVPLDEAARRAGPGKALQGNLDPAVLFAPREAMEAKAGEVLQAAAGLEGHVFNLGHGVLPTTDPDALTRLVEYVHESSAR, encoded by the coding sequence CTGCGCGCATGCCGGCGCGAACCGGTGCCGCACACACCCGTGTGGTTCATGCGGCAGGCGGGCCGGTCGCTGCCCGAGTACCGGCGGCTGCGCGAGGGCATCGCCATGCTCGACTCGTGCCGGCGGCCCGACCTCGTCACCGAGATCACGCTGCAGCCCGTACGGCGGCACGGCGTGGACGCCGCGATCCTCTTCAGCGACATCGTCGTGCCGCTCAAGGCCATCGGCGTCGACCTCGACATCAAACCGGGCGTCGGGCCCGTCGTCGCCCAGCCGGTCCGCAGCCGCGCGGACCTCGCGCAGCTCCGCCCGCTGGAGCCCGACGACGTGCCGTACGTGACCGAGGCCGTGGGCCGGCTGACGGAGGAGCTGGGCGCGACGCCGCTCATCGGCTTCGCCGGGGCGCCGTTCACGCTGGCCAGCTACCTGGTCGAGGGCGGTCCTTCGCGCAACCACGAGCACACCAAGGCGATGATGTACGGCGCCCCGGAGCTCTGGGCCGAGCTGGTCGGCCGGCTCGCGGGCATCACGGCGGCGTTCCTGCGGGTGCAGATCGAGGCCGGCGCCTCCGCCGTGCAGCTCTTCGACTCCTGGGCGGGCGCGCTGGCCCCCGCCGACTACCGGCGCGCGGTGCTGCCCGCGTCGGCCGAGGTCTTCGCGGCCGTCGCCGGGTACGGCGTGCCGCGTATCCACTTCGGCGTCGGCACCGGCGAGCTGCTGACCGCGATGGGCGAGTCCGGCGCCGACGTCGTCGGCGTCGACTGGCGGGTGCCGCTGGACGAGGCGGCGCGCCGCGCCGGCCCCGGCAAGGCGCTGCAGGGCAATCTCGACCCGGCGGTGCTCTTCGCGCCCCGCGAGGCGATGGAGGCCAAGGCCGGCGAGGTGCTTCAGGCGGCGGCGGGGCTGGAGGGGCACGTGTTCAACCTCGGCCACGGGGTGCTGCCGACGACGGACCCGGACGCGCTCACGCGGCTCGTGGAGTACGTGCACGAGTCCTCGGCCCGCTGA
- a CDS encoding TIGR04222 domain-containing membrane protein, producing the protein MWVCFALVAWAAALLTCGRLVLVGSVAAAQPEPEPAQVRRARELTLYEAAFLAGGPRRVVDVTLVALARERRLLLAHTGWATVAAPEGRDPVERAVIAAAGSGGQNTIPAIRAAASAADALRDLDDGLAAAGLAVPAPIRSAVRAAVRQVRIAGVVVLGAGTAALALRPPEEEPIAGWFVLPLILVCGCLAIARLEVGEYTRWATPDGRGLLATLDEADSLLTGLAVHGPAALPDPEMRAALAR; encoded by the coding sequence ATGTGGGTGTGCTTCGCGCTCGTCGCCTGGGCGGCCGCGCTGCTGACGTGCGGGCGACTGGTCCTCGTCGGTTCCGTCGCCGCGGCACAGCCGGAGCCCGAGCCGGCGCAGGTCCGCAGGGCGCGTGAGCTGACCCTGTACGAGGCCGCCTTCCTCGCCGGCGGGCCGCGGCGGGTCGTCGACGTCACCCTGGTCGCGCTGGCGCGGGAGCGGCGGTTGCTGCTCGCGCACACCGGCTGGGCGACCGTCGCGGCGCCCGAGGGGCGCGACCCCGTCGAGCGGGCGGTGATCGCCGCCGCCGGGTCCGGCGGGCAGAACACGATTCCGGCCATCCGCGCCGCCGCCTCCGCCGCCGACGCGCTGCGCGACCTGGACGACGGCCTCGCCGCGGCCGGGCTCGCGGTGCCCGCGCCGATCCGGTCCGCCGTGCGCGCCGCGGTGCGGCAGGTACGGATCGCGGGGGTGGTGGTGCTCGGCGCCGGGACCGCCGCGCTGGCGCTGCGGCCACCGGAGGAGGAGCCGATCGCGGGCTGGTTCGTGCTGCCGCTGATACTTGTCTGCGGCTGTCTGGCGATAGCCCGGCTGGAGGTCGGCGAGTACACGCGCTGGGCCACGCCCGACGGCCGCGGGCTGCTCGCCACCCTCGACGAGGCGGATTCGCTGCTCACCGGACTCGCCGTCCACGGGCCCGCCGCGCTGCCCGACCCGGAGATGCGCGCCGCGCTCGCGCGCTAG
- a CDS encoding alpha/beta hydrolase, which produces MRAAVLYGILGSLALTGLAAAPAADAARSGAPAPAPAHAPAHAPVSRAAEGPGARGVAVAAARAAKAGVDYGPCPAAEGLPNPIECGTVAVPLDYADPGGRQLKLTVSHIGATGPRAERQGKLVFNPGGPGGSGTYFPLLSRSPEWRRLAEAYDFVGYAPRGVQRSGALSCQNPGEFMKAPSNTSERPSEREKRARVEKARAYADGCAEIAGLRHYTSLNNARDLDVLRAALGERKLTYLGASYGTYFGSLYAALYPDHVRRMVFDSPVDPDPRQVWYGNNLRQSAAFEERWADWQRWVAKHDDVYHLGRTRWEVAAAYERARETIEKEPAGGRVGTAQLQAGFLRAAYADGYWAQAATALADFLGGKQRTLVEFAADDPSDNAAEENGNAVYTAVECNDAPWPTDWETWDRDNSRLARVAPFETWANAWMNLPCAFWTGPRQQPLDVRTDAGELPPVLLLAAERDAATPYDGARELARRLGGSADLVTEKDAGSHGLAGGGNGCVNKHVDSYLLTGRTPGDVSCAPHPEPKAERGGKRSAAPGTGGPALA; this is translated from the coding sequence GTGAGAGCAGCAGTGCTGTACGGAATCCTCGGTTCGCTCGCTCTCACCGGCCTCGCCGCGGCCCCCGCCGCCGACGCCGCACGCTCGGGCGCCCCCGCCCCCGCCCCCGCCCACGCCCCCGCCCACGCCCCCGTCTCCCGGGCGGCCGAAGGGCCCGGGGCCCGCGGGGTCGCCGTCGCCGCCGCCCGCGCCGCGAAGGCCGGGGTCGACTACGGCCCCTGCCCGGCGGCGGAGGGGCTGCCGAATCCCATCGAGTGCGGCACCGTCGCCGTGCCGCTGGACTACGCGGATCCCGGCGGCCGGCAGCTCAAGCTCACCGTCAGCCACATCGGGGCCACGGGACCGCGCGCCGAGCGCCAGGGCAAGCTCGTCTTCAACCCCGGCGGACCCGGCGGTTCCGGCACGTACTTCCCGCTGCTGAGCCGTTCGCCGGAGTGGCGGCGGCTGGCCGAGGCGTACGACTTCGTCGGCTACGCCCCGCGCGGCGTCCAGCGCTCCGGCGCGCTGTCCTGCCAGAACCCCGGGGAGTTCATGAAGGCGCCGTCGAACACCTCCGAGCGCCCCTCGGAGCGCGAGAAGCGCGCCCGGGTCGAGAAGGCGCGCGCGTACGCCGACGGCTGCGCGGAGATCGCGGGCCTGCGGCACTACACGTCCCTCAACAACGCCCGCGACCTCGACGTGCTGCGCGCCGCGCTCGGCGAGCGCAAGCTCACCTACCTCGGCGCCTCCTACGGCACCTACTTCGGCAGCCTGTACGCCGCCCTCTACCCGGACCACGTGCGCCGCATGGTCTTCGACAGCCCCGTCGACCCCGACCCGCGGCAGGTCTGGTACGGCAACAACCTGCGCCAGTCCGCCGCGTTCGAGGAGCGCTGGGCCGACTGGCAGCGGTGGGTCGCCAAGCACGACGACGTCTACCACCTCGGCCGCACCCGGTGGGAGGTGGCGGCGGCGTACGAGCGGGCCCGGGAGACGATCGAGAAGGAGCCGGCCGGCGGGCGGGTGGGCACGGCCCAGTTGCAGGCGGGCTTCCTGCGTGCGGCATACGCCGACGGGTACTGGGCGCAGGCCGCCACCGCGCTCGCGGACTTCCTGGGCGGCAAGCAGAGGACGCTGGTGGAGTTCGCGGCCGACGACCCGTCGGACAACGCGGCGGAGGAGAACGGCAACGCCGTCTACACCGCCGTCGAGTGCAACGACGCGCCCTGGCCCACGGACTGGGAGACCTGGGACCGCGACAACAGCCGGCTCGCGCGCGTGGCGCCGTTCGAGACGTGGGCGAACGCCTGGATGAACCTGCCGTGCGCGTTCTGGACCGGCCCGCGGCAGCAGCCCCTCGACGTGCGCACCGACGCCGGCGAGCTGCCGCCGGTGCTCCTCCTCGCCGCCGAGCGCGACGCGGCCACGCCGTACGACGGCGCGCGGGAGCTCGCGCGGCGGCTTGGCGGCTCGGCGGACCTGGTGACGGAGAAGGACGCCGGTTCGCACGGGCTCGCCGGGGGCGGGAACGGCTGCGTCAACAAGCACGTCGACTCGTACCTGCTGACCGGCCGCACGCCCGGCGACGTGAGCTGCGCACCGCACCCGGAGCCGAAGGCGGAGCGGGGCGGGAAGCGGTCGGCAGCGCCGGGAACGGGCGGCCCGGCGCTCGCCTGA
- the hemQ gene encoding hydrogen peroxide-dependent heme synthase: MSDATPPPADAPAAPSRSANAGKKAKDLNEVIRYTLWSVFRLRDALPEDRAGYADEVTELFEQLAAEDVVVRGTYDVSGLRADADVMIWWHAESSDALQEAYNLFRRTRLGRALAPVWSNMALHRPAEFNKSHIPAFLADETPRAYVSVYPFVRSYDWYLLPDEDRRRMLADHGKMARGFPDVRANTVPSFSLGDYEWILAFEADELHRIVDLMRHLRGSEARLHVREEVPFYTGRRKPVAELVASLA; encoded by the coding sequence ATGAGTGACGCAACCCCCCCGCCGGCCGACGCGCCCGCGGCTCCGTCCCGCTCCGCGAACGCCGGCAAGAAGGCCAAGGACCTCAACGAGGTCATCCGCTACACCCTCTGGTCCGTCTTCCGGCTCCGCGACGCCCTCCCCGAGGACCGCGCGGGCTACGCGGACGAGGTGACCGAGCTCTTCGAGCAGCTCGCCGCGGAGGACGTCGTCGTGCGCGGCACGTACGACGTGTCCGGGCTGCGCGCCGACGCGGACGTCATGATCTGGTGGCACGCGGAGAGCTCCGACGCGCTGCAGGAGGCGTACAACCTCTTCCGCCGCACCCGCCTCGGCCGCGCCCTCGCGCCGGTCTGGTCGAACATGGCGCTGCACCGCCCCGCCGAGTTCAACAAGTCGCACATCCCGGCGTTCCTCGCGGACGAGACCCCGCGCGCGTACGTGAGCGTGTACCCGTTCGTCCGCTCGTACGACTGGTACCTGCTGCCGGACGAGGACCGCCGCCGCATGCTCGCCGACCACGGCAAGATGGCCCGCGGCTTCCCGGACGTGCGCGCCAACACGGTGCCCTCGTTCTCCCTCGGCGACTACGAGTGGATCCTCGCCTTCGAGGCCGACGAACTGCACCGCATCGTGGACCTGATGCGCCACCTGCGCGGGTCCGAGGCGCGGCTGCACGTCCGCGAGGAGGTGCCGTTCTACACCGGCCGCCGCAAGCCGGTCGCGGAGCTGGTCGCCTCCCTCGCCTGA
- the hemG gene encoding protoporphyrinogen oxidase — translation MSSAQPAEPGPPRVVVIGGGIAGLAAAHRLLAGGARVTVLEAGTRLGGKLHAGEVAGVPADLGAEALLARRPEAVGLARAVGLADALQPVAAGGAAVWTRGRLRPLPGGQVMGVPGDLDRLAAAEVLSPEGLSRVAREAELPPAEPGEDVAIGAFVAERLGAEVTDRLVEPLLGGVYAGDAYRLSMRAAVPQLFAALREERTLLGAARAVQSRGAAAGPSRAPVFMGIEGGVGRLPAAVAEAVREAGGEIVLGTEVASLERRGGFPGPAPARWRVLAGGRAYDADAVVLAVPAAAAARLVRGVAPRAAAEFDGVRYASMALITLALPRREAEAQLPAGTGFLVPPVDGRTIKASTFSSAKWHWAGDDDVFLLRTSVGRIDDDKTLERDDADLVTASLDDLRAATGLAARPVASRVSRWRGALPQYEVGHDARVARIRGTLPAGLAVCGALYNGVGIPACIASAHRAADELLGRPGTMTA, via the coding sequence ATGAGCAGCGCACAGCCCGCGGAGCCCGGGCCGCCCAGGGTCGTCGTCATCGGCGGCGGCATCGCCGGACTCGCCGCAGCGCACCGGCTGCTGGCCGGCGGCGCGCGGGTCACGGTGCTGGAGGCAGGCACCCGGCTCGGCGGCAAGCTGCACGCGGGCGAGGTGGCCGGCGTGCCGGCCGACCTCGGCGCGGAGGCCCTGCTGGCGCGCCGCCCGGAGGCCGTCGGCCTCGCCCGCGCGGTGGGGCTCGCCGACGCGCTGCAGCCGGTGGCGGCGGGCGGCGCGGCGGTCTGGACCCGCGGCAGGCTGCGGCCGCTGCCCGGCGGCCAGGTGATGGGCGTCCCCGGCGACCTGGACCGGCTGGCGGCGGCGGAGGTGCTGTCTCCCGAGGGCCTGTCGCGGGTCGCCCGCGAGGCGGAGCTGCCGCCGGCGGAGCCGGGCGAGGACGTGGCGATCGGCGCGTTCGTCGCCGAAAGGCTGGGTGCGGAGGTCACCGACCGGCTGGTGGAGCCGCTGCTGGGCGGGGTGTACGCGGGCGACGCGTACCGGCTGTCGATGCGCGCCGCGGTCCCGCAGTTGTTCGCGGCGCTGCGCGAGGAGCGGACGCTGCTGGGCGCGGCGCGGGCGGTGCAGTCCCGCGGCGCGGCCGCGGGCCCGTCGCGGGCGCCGGTGTTCATGGGCATCGAGGGCGGCGTCGGCCGCCTGCCGGCGGCGGTGGCGGAGGCGGTGCGGGAGGCGGGCGGCGAGATCGTCCTCGGCACGGAGGTCGCGTCGCTGGAGCGCAGGGGAGGTTTCCCCGGCCCCGCCCCCGCCCGGTGGCGGGTTCTCGCCGGGGGGCGGGCCTACGACGCCGATGCCGTCGTGCTCGCCGTGCCGGCCGCCGCTGCCGCGCGGCTGGTGCGGGGGGTCGCGCCGCGGGCCGCCGCGGAGTTCGACGGGGTGCGGTACGCCTCCATGGCGCTGATCACCCTCGCCCTCCCCCGCCGGGAGGCCGAGGCCCAGTTGCCCGCCGGGACCGGCTTCCTCGTGCCGCCGGTCGACGGGCGGACCATCAAGGCGTCGACGTTCTCCTCCGCCAAGTGGCACTGGGCCGGCGACGACGACGTCTTCCTCCTGCGCACCTCCGTCGGCCGCATCGACGACGACAAGACCCTCGAACGGGACGACGCGGACCTCGTCACCGCCTCTCTCGACGACCTCCGCGCCGCCACCGGGCTCGCCGCCCGCCCGGTCGCGAGCCGCGTCAGCCGGTGGCGCGGCGCCCTGCCGCAGTACGAGGTCGGGCACGACGCCCGCGTGGCCCGCATCCGCGGCACGCTGCCCGCCGGGCTCGCGGTGTGCGGCGCGCTCTACAACGGCGTGGGCATCCCCGCCTGCATCGCGAGCGCGCACCGGGCCGCCGACGAGTTGCTGGGGCGCCCTGGGACAATGACCGCATGA
- a CDS encoding DUF4349 domain-containing protein has product MPARISTRPALAAALLAAALAVGGCSGSGADSADGGSARDDAKAQGAAPREDGGADAGGDSADSSAPRGGATAAEGVTLAPQALVRTAAITIRTKDLAGAADSARTLAEGAGGYVGDESTSQEPGAPARARLTLRVPAGEYDAVLGDLAELGRVVDRDVEVKDVTDEVVDVDSRVRSQRASVARIRDLMDDATKLADVVTLEGELGTRQADLEALLAQQSSLKERTELGTITLELRRPAAAPPADEDDGTGVTDALAGGWDAFVTGLRGVLIAVSASLPFAALLVLLALAWRWLRGRLPRRHIAPPPSPFPGQPTPQGGEPE; this is encoded by the coding sequence ATGCCCGCACGTATCAGCACCAGACCCGCGCTCGCCGCCGCGCTGCTCGCCGCCGCACTCGCCGTCGGCGGCTGCTCCGGCAGCGGGGCGGACTCCGCCGACGGCGGCTCCGCCCGTGACGACGCCAAGGCGCAGGGGGCGGCACCGCGCGAAGACGGCGGCGCCGACGCCGGCGGTGACTCCGCCGACTCGTCCGCACCCCGCGGCGGCGCCACCGCCGCCGAGGGCGTCACCCTCGCGCCGCAGGCCCTCGTCCGCACCGCCGCGATCACCATCCGTACCAAGGACCTGGCCGGAGCCGCCGACTCCGCCCGCACGCTCGCCGAGGGCGCCGGCGGCTACGTCGGCGACGAGTCGACCAGCCAGGAGCCCGGCGCCCCCGCGCGCGCCAGGCTCACCCTGCGGGTCCCCGCGGGGGAGTACGACGCCGTCCTCGGCGACCTCGCGGAGCTGGGCCGCGTCGTCGACCGCGACGTGGAGGTGAAGGACGTCACCGACGAGGTCGTGGACGTCGACAGCCGGGTACGGTCCCAGCGCGCGAGCGTCGCACGCATCAGGGACCTGATGGACGACGCCACGAAACTCGCTGACGTCGTCACCCTGGAGGGGGAACTCGGCACCCGCCAGGCCGACCTGGAAGCGCTCCTCGCCCAGCAGTCCTCGCTCAAGGAGCGCACGGAACTCGGCACGATCACCCTGGAGCTGCGCCGGCCCGCCGCAGCGCCCCCGGCGGACGAGGACGACGGCACCGGCGTCACCGACGCGCTGGCCGGCGGCTGGGACGCCTTCGTCACGGGCCTGCGCGGGGTGCTGATCGCCGTTTCCGCGTCGCTGCCCTTCGCCGCGCTCCTCGTCCTGCTCGCCCTTGCCTGGCGGTGGCTGCGCGGCCGGCTGCCGCGCCGGCACATCGCCCCGCCGCCCAGTCCCTTCCCCGGGCAGCCGACACCCCAGGGCGGCGAGCCGGAGTAA
- a CDS encoding FAD-dependent oxidoreductase produces the protein MGAKQRMVVIGGDAAGMSAASQARRMRTPDELEITAFERGRFTSYSACGIPYWVGGEVPERDQLIARTPEEHRARGIDLRMRTEVTEIDLDRQCVRTRALDEEAGAQERWHGFDHLVIATGARPLRPPLPGIDAPGVHGVQSLDDGQELLDRLEKQQVRHAVVVGAGYIGVEMAEAFCHRGIHVTVLERAEQPMNTLDPDMGGLVHEAMNGNGIGIVTGAEVTEILTGTDGEVRGVATANGEYPADVVVLGLGVRPETGLARDAGLPLGESGGLLTDLAMRVRGQENVWAGGDCVEVLDLVSGRERYIPLGTHANKHGQVIGRNVGGGFGTFPGVVGTAVSKVCDLEIARTGLLEAQAREVGLQYVTVTIRSTSRAGYYPRAALMHVKMLAERRTGRLLGVQIVGREGAGKRVDIAAVALTAGMTVEQMTALDLGYAPPFSPVWDPVLVAARKAAAAVAEDARETDGG, from the coding sequence ATGGGGGCCAAGCAGCGGATGGTGGTCATCGGCGGCGATGCGGCGGGCATGTCCGCGGCGTCGCAGGCACGCCGGATGCGGACGCCGGACGAGCTGGAGATCACCGCGTTCGAGCGCGGCCGGTTCACGTCGTACTCCGCCTGCGGGATCCCGTACTGGGTCGGCGGCGAGGTCCCCGAGCGGGACCAGCTCATCGCCCGTACCCCGGAGGAGCACCGCGCGCGCGGCATCGACCTGCGGATGCGCACCGAGGTCACGGAGATCGACCTCGACCGGCAGTGCGTCCGCACCCGTGCCCTCGACGAGGAGGCCGGCGCACAGGAGCGCTGGCACGGCTTCGACCACCTCGTCATCGCCACCGGCGCCCGGCCGCTGCGCCCGCCGCTGCCCGGTATCGACGCTCCCGGAGTGCACGGGGTGCAGAGCCTGGACGACGGCCAGGAGCTGCTGGACCGGCTGGAGAAGCAGCAGGTGCGGCACGCGGTCGTGGTGGGCGCCGGGTACATCGGGGTGGAGATGGCGGAGGCGTTCTGCCACCGCGGGATCCACGTCACCGTGCTGGAACGCGCAGAACAGCCCATGAACACCCTCGACCCCGACATGGGCGGGCTGGTGCACGAGGCGATGAACGGCAACGGCATCGGGATCGTCACCGGCGCCGAGGTCACCGAGATCCTCACCGGCACGGACGGCGAGGTGCGCGGCGTGGCCACGGCCAACGGCGAGTATCCGGCGGACGTCGTCGTCCTGGGCCTCGGAGTGCGCCCGGAGACCGGGCTCGCGCGGGACGCGGGGCTGCCGCTGGGCGAGTCCGGCGGGCTGCTGACGGACCTGGCGATGCGGGTGCGGGGGCAGGAGAACGTGTGGGCGGGCGGCGACTGCGTGGAGGTGCTCGACCTGGTCTCGGGCCGCGAGCGGTACATCCCGCTGGGGACGCACGCCAACAAGCACGGGCAGGTCATCGGCCGCAACGTCGGCGGCGGCTTCGGCACGTTCCCCGGCGTGGTCGGCACGGCCGTCAGCAAGGTGTGCGATCTGGAGATCGCCCGTACGGGTCTGCTGGAGGCGCAGGCGCGCGAAGTGGGCCTGCAGTACGTGACGGTGACCATCCGGTCGACCAGCCGCGCCGGTTACTACCCGCGGGCCGCGCTGATGCACGTCAAGATGCTCGCGGAGCGGCGCACGGGGCGGCTGCTCGGGGTGCAGATCGTCGGCCGCGAGGGCGCGGGCAAGCGCGTGGACATCGCGGCGGTGGCGCTGACGGCGGGCATGACGGTGGAGCAGATGACGGCCCTGGACCTGGGGTACGCGCCGCCGTTCTCGCCGGTGTGGGACCCGGTGCTGGTCGCGGCGCGCAAGGCGGCGGCGGCCGTCGCGGAGGACGCACGTGAGACAGACGGCGGCTGA
- a CDS encoding peptidyl-tRNA hydrolase has protein sequence MTGTETSPFQHEAVSRDDLPQFVLPLVVRIERTGPPTRTDALQTAARAVLVLLADERSTGEGPWARAVRDWQDARIRKVVRRARGAEWRRAEALPGITVTSAAGGGAADGPAPGPGAAEVRVFPPVPLDGWPKDLARLQVSGTDLDDPEPPSPPPAGVPVLWLATGLGMTAGKAMAQAGHGAQLAWWELGDEERAAWRAAGFPLAVRTAAPEHWAELVASGLPVVRDAGYTEIAAGSCTVVADHPALRTG, from the coding sequence GTGACCGGCACCGAGACCAGCCCCTTCCAGCACGAGGCGGTGAGCCGCGACGACCTGCCGCAGTTCGTCCTCCCCCTCGTCGTACGCATCGAGCGCACCGGCCCGCCCACGCGCACCGACGCCCTCCAGACGGCGGCGCGGGCGGTGCTGGTCCTGCTGGCGGACGAGCGCAGCACGGGCGAGGGCCCCTGGGCCCGGGCGGTACGGGACTGGCAGGACGCGCGGATCCGCAAGGTGGTGCGGCGGGCCCGGGGCGCGGAGTGGCGCCGGGCGGAGGCGCTGCCCGGGATCACGGTGACGTCGGCGGCCGGCGGGGGCGCTGCGGACGGCCCGGCCCCCGGGCCCGGTGCCGCCGAGGTGCGGGTCTTCCCGCCCGTACCGCTCGACGGCTGGCCCAAGGACCTCGCCCGGCTCCAGGTCTCCGGCACCGACCTCGACGATCCCGAGCCCCCTTCCCCGCCCCCGGCCGGCGTCCCGGTGCTGTGGCTGGCGACGGGGCTCGGCATGACCGCGGGCAAGGCCATGGCCCAGGCGGGCCACGGCGCCCAGCTCGCCTGGTGGGAGCTGGGCGACGAGGAGCGCGCGGCCTGGCGCGCCGCCGGCTTCCCCCTCGCCGTCCGCACGGCCGCGCCGGAGCACTGGGCGGAGCTGGTCGCGAGCGGGCTGCCGGTGGTCAGGGACGCCGGGTACACGGAGATCGCGGCGGGCAGTTGCACGGTCGTCGCCGACCACCCCGCGCTCCGTACCGGCTGA